atttaCATAAGAATTTTTTGTCACGTTTCATTTGGCAGAGCTTGTTAACTAGTTTTACCAAACACTTTAACTAATAAATTAGGTAATAAATTCGGAACTgagttaaaaatttattagcTAATTATTAGTTTACTAATTAGTTTCGTTATAGAGACTTTAATCTTAAataaaaggcttaatacctctttttgtccctctttataagggaaatgttcaagttcgtcctaccttttttaaaaagttcaatgtggtcccaagttgtgaaaaaaatgtgtaatttaatcctttttggtcacggcgttaaatatttaacgatgaAACTGCTTCTCTGGACTAAACTTGATGAGCTGTTCATTTTTTCTCTTACGTGGCATGGTGACgtgtcaattttgaattttaaaaaaaaattgttcgacacatcatcttcttcttccacggGCAAGGACTTAATTGCAAACCTGTTCTTTCTGCTTTCTTTTACTCCTCTTTCGCAAACAGTTCCCGAACTAGGATCTCTGTCACCCCAAAATTAAATACCCCAACATAGGACCAATATTGGGAACAGAACAAACTTGAAAGGCAAGCATTGGATAACTTCAGATTGAAGAGATGTTTGGTTTAAAGAAAGTGGTTCAAACCGATAACTCCAGAGGAAGGAGAATCAATGAAGATTCAAAGCGATGTGTTTGAGTTGAGGGTTATGAGGACGATGCTGTCAGGAACAGGGTTTTCTAGAAAGAGGGGTGAGATTATGTTGCTGTACTCTTGTTCTTTAGGCCATTTCTTAGTCTCAGAGGCAAAAGAGATTCAGGAGTGGTGACCTTTGCTTTCAATGTTTTGTTGGGTggcaaaaatttcatttttttttacgttaTGTTGGGTGgcaaaaatattcaatttggTGAACTCCATCTTCAAACTCCATTGTTTCTCTTCTAtcctattaaatttttatttttctttccataGTAATTAATTGCAAAGACACAATATCCTTTTCCCTGATAAAcccaaatttaaaaagaaaatcgcACAATAAATCTTAGAAACAAATATTTCTAACTGCATTTTCCAGCTTTTGCAAATCCTTCACTGCATTCTCAATCCTCAAAGATCCTTTGGTCCAGCTTTTCGAAAACGAAGAACACCCTTGAAAACCATTCTCAATCCTCAAAGACCAATTCGAAATACCCAAACCAAACCCTAACACTCAGAATTTTAATCACTGCCCACTGTCACGTTCTCAATTAATGGAAAACACTGTCACTGCCACGTTACGAAGGTAAAAAGCCACGTTGCTCACATCAGTCCACGCTGTCAGCAgaatcgttaaatatttaacgccgtgaccaaaaaggattaacttggacacttttttcataacgtgggaccacattgaactttttgaaaaaggtaaGACGAAAGTGAACATTTCCCTtaaaaagagggacaaaaacaggtattaagcctaaataaaaacatgaaaataatcaTTTTCAAACACGTGAAAGTATTATCAAAGTGGGagtcttataaaatatttatctaaataCAATTAACTCGAGATATTAAACAGAAATGTGAACTAGTTCTACACCCTAGTTTGACTATACTTTTCATATTACACAAATGTTTTTGTTCATCTTGTATTTTAAAGCTTTgcaaaaaagttataatataataagtataAGAAATTTCAAACGCTTTCTTAGGTGCACCTTCGTTTATTTTAAATGGGTCTATAATTCAACATCCAAGGTTTGTACATCTCACTATATAAAACATAGAGCAAGTGATCAATGAACCTCCATTCTTCAATAAAGTAGATCACGACTATTGAAAACTAAAGAATGATAGGTTATTTGATGTATCATgcaaaattttaacttaattttaaaggCAAAATCAAGGTAAAACATGTAGATAAACACATGAGAAGACTAATATACGATATGTCAACTAAACACTAAAGCTAAACCATTTCTCATTTTGTTattacaaaatttgattttaaaaaaaattcacacttCCAACAAATCTGAATGGATTTAGGTTTAAAAAAATAGCACACTTACAATACATCTGAATGGATTTAGGATACCACAGCTCTTGCTTATGAACGAACCTCCCATGTCAAGGACTATAAAACCAATATGTTTGCTGACCAAAATGAATTTTTTGAAACAGCTTGGAAAGAGACTATTAGTTAAATATTTGGACATTTTAAAGTCATAAAAGTAAGCTAAGGTTGCTTGACAATACAATCAACATTTTGACCAAGACAATGGAAATCACAAGTAATAACCATACAAGACTCCAAAGACATTGCTTATGGAAAAGCTCATTAGTACGCAGAAGATTCATGAATGATAAAGGGTGGAGAAAAGGAACATTCACATACCTCAAAGGTCAAAAGGAATCTTTTTCCAAAGCTTGAGGGGGATGTTTGGACATTTTGACCTACCACGTCCAAACTTTTATTACTTACAATAAACTTCGTTGATGCAATTCTTCCATATAAATCCACCTTTCCTCTTTCACACAATGTAAATCAAAGTGAACAGCAATGCAATTTGTTAAATGGAAAGAAAGGGAACATCGTAATAAATAGCACAAACCGAAAGATATGGTATAGCATATGCTATGATCGTGTCAGGATAATCTTTCTACAGGCTGTGCCACCACATTATTGTATCTTCTCAGATTTTCATATCAAACTGGCTCACCCTTTATTGTTTTTTCCAAATCTGCTACTCTTATCATTGACCGTGAAGGAAAAAGTTAACCAATAATCGTTTCAattgttgtttcttttttctccttCTCAAAACCTGTTAATTTGAGACGTGAGCGACATCATCTCACCTTGATGCATGCTTAATGATAAATTTTTGGTCAGATTCTTAAACGTGACATCTATTATTTAATAGATCAACTCACTTTATTACATCTTTAATGatgaattttcaatcaaaaTCTTAACTCTCAACGTTtccaaaatcacaaaaaaatatttaaagttctTTCCTAATACGAAAAAAATTCACCATGAAATCTTGAATGAGATCTTTAATAAATTACACAAGATCTGAATAAAATCACAAAGAATCTTAGATCTTATTTAAGACTAACAGGCATTAGGAGGTTGACTTCGTCTGTCGCTCAAGCACGCGAGGATCCTTAAATTGTGGCATTGAGCGGCCTGGAAAAGAGCTAATCGCTACTACAACCGTGCACATGCATGTTCATAATTAATGACACgttgataataaataaagaaattctgacataaacattaaaaatgcaGCGATcctaaataaaaagaaagaaaaccaaCTTAGCCCCGTCCAAACATTAAGTTCTCAATTCATAAATGACACTAATAGCAATGACAAAGAAAGTTGGAAAACATTGGGTTACTCAACAATAGTTCGATCCAGAAACTAAACACTGTTCTTCAAATGACACTATAAAGCTAACAGACCCTTCGGCGGGGTCAAATTTGATATAGAAGGAATTACTCTTTCTTGGTGTAGTGCCGGACAACAAAGGCCAAGCCCAATATCAGGAGAGGGACCAGGAATTGCAAGATCTTGATCAGAACATCCGAAGTCTTATCAGAACTGTACAGAACTTGCTGAGGTGGAGCGTAGGTTCGCTTCAGGGGAACACTTGATGAATCAATCTCACCAATGTAGTATTTTGCCATCATATCTCTTGCACTATCACTGTGCCCCACGTCTTCAAAATCATTGGTTGCATCTTTCCCTGTCATCCAGAAAGTGATAACAATCAAATATGGTAACATTTAGGTGCTTTTCTCAGTAACCTTCAGATGATATAAACAAACCTGTGGCAGACAACAAAACCTCATCACCTCCGGGATGTTCCTCCATGAAAGGGGTGACATCATACACCTGATATTGTTGAATCAAATTATTTTGTTCAGTGGCAGAAATTAACATCGTAACAAGCTATAGAATAAAAACTCATGCCATTATACATGAGGTTCTGATCTGCACTCCTTTAGGGGTGTTTGAATAGGCCACAAAATATGCACTCCCATCTCAGGTAAAGtttaaatagagaaaaataggCTTGCTTGTTCTATCGTTCAGAATAGTAAAAGAGGGTTAAAGTGAGGCAACATCAGATAGCATCAAGAGCAATGAGGTTTACCATAGCCTTTGGCATCTAGGGAAGATCACCCCTCAACGCATATATCCCTAAAATCTCTCTGTTTCTAGGAACATAAACAACTTGCATAAAAAAAGATGCCCACTCAGCTAAATCTATGAGAGTAGTCACTGCCCTTGCTGTAATGTTTGGGTGTTGGGAGGTGACAAAAGGAGAAGGAATCAAATTGATGA
This Vigna angularis cultivar LongXiaoDou No.4 chromosome 4, ASM1680809v1, whole genome shotgun sequence DNA region includes the following protein-coding sequences:
- the LOC108331419 gene encoding cytochrome b5 codes for the protein MASDRKIHTFGEVAKHNKTKDCWLVISGKVYDVTPFMEEHPGGDEVLLSATGKDATNDFEDVGHSDSARDMMAKYYIGEIDSSSVPLKRTYAPPQQVLYSSDKTSDVLIKILQFLVPLLILGLAFVVRHYTKKE